One window from the genome of Rufibacter tibetensis encodes:
- a CDS encoding heavy metal-binding domain-containing protein yields the protein MKILKVNLAMAFFGLTLFSACNSSDTEQKAVEGTSTEAQVAGVTYTCPMHPEVVSDKPGKCPECGMFLEEVKPGQKLDSAAAAQQHQHVEGEQH from the coding sequence ATGAAAATTTTAAAAGTAAACCTTGCTATGGCCTTTTTTGGCCTAACCCTATTCTCCGCCTGCAACAGTTCAGACACAGAACAGAAAGCCGTCGAGGGAACTTCTACGGAAGCCCAGGTAGCCGGCGTGACCTACACCTGCCCAATGCACCCGGAGGTAGTCAGTGACAAGCCCGGCAAATGCCCTGAGTGCGGCATGTTCCTGGAAGAGGTGAAGCCCGGCCAGAAGCTTGATTCCGCCGCGGCTGCCCAACAGCACCAGCATGTAGAGGGCGAACAGCACTAA